The following proteins are encoded in a genomic region of Rhodoferax aquaticus:
- a CDS encoding FMN-dependent NADH-azoreductase, with protein sequence MKLLRIDSSILGQYSTTRQLTADISAQWQASHPGTTIEDLDLAVDTPSHLSADALASRQGIADAAMTEAQRAESVVSERLVQQFLEADVVVIGAPLYNFSVPSQLKAWIDRVAQAGRTFKYTDKGPVGLAGGKTVIVASGRGGVYSTTEGARAMEHQESYLAVVMGFLGITDVRFVRAEGLAMGDASKAQALASAALEIKAVTAVAANQNVLSQAA encoded by the coding sequence ATGAAACTACTGCGCATTGATTCCAGCATCTTGGGCCAATACTCCACCACCCGCCAATTGACCGCTGACATCAGCGCCCAATGGCAAGCCAGTCATCCCGGGACCACGATCGAGGATCTGGACCTCGCCGTGGACACGCCTAGCCATTTGTCCGCCGACGCCTTGGCGTCGCGGCAAGGCATCGCGGACGCCGCCATGACCGAGGCGCAGCGCGCGGAATCCGTGGTGAGCGAACGTCTGGTGCAACAGTTTTTGGAGGCGGATGTGGTGGTCATCGGTGCTCCGTTGTACAACTTCTCCGTGCCCAGCCAGCTCAAGGCCTGGATTGACCGTGTAGCCCAAGCGGGTCGCACCTTCAAGTACACCGACAAAGGCCCTGTAGGACTTGCGGGCGGCAAGACCGTGATCGTTGCGTCGGGCCGTGGTGGTGTGTATTCCACGACGGAAGGCGCGCGCGCTATGGAACACCAAGAGAGCTACTTGGCCGTAGTCATGGGCTTTTTGGGCATCACCGATGTGCGTTTTGTGCGCGCTGAAGGCCTGGCCATGGGGGATGCCAGTAAGGCGCAAGCACTGGCCAGCGCTGCGCTTGAAATCAAAGCGGTGACGGCCGTAGCCGCCAACCAAAACGTGTTGAGCCAAGCGGCCTAA
- a CDS encoding RidA family protein codes for MSKIELLGQSPLASDRQARPLSPAVRAGDFVFVSGQVPTDEQGQVIVGGIEAQTRQVFKRLEQALALADCTLADVAKVSVWLDDARDFGSFNRVYMECFGDHRPARSTVESRLMVDAKVEIDVTAYKPR; via the coding sequence ATGTCGAAGATTGAATTGCTAGGCCAGTCGCCGCTAGCGTCGGACCGCCAAGCCCGTCCCCTGTCTCCCGCCGTGCGAGCGGGTGACTTTGTGTTTGTGTCGGGGCAGGTCCCTACAGACGAGCAAGGACAGGTCATTGTGGGCGGCATCGAGGCGCAAACCCGCCAGGTGTTCAAACGCCTAGAACAGGCCCTGGCCCTGGCCGATTGCACCTTGGCCGATGTGGCCAAAGTGAGTGTGTGGCTAGACGACGCGCGTGACTTTGGTAGCTTTAACCGGGTCTACATGGAGTGCTTTGGCGACCATCGCCCAGCGCGGTCTACTGTGGAGTCACGTTTGATGGTCGATGCCAAGGTGGAGATCGACGTGACCGCCTACAAACCCCGCTAA
- a CDS encoding sugar kinase — MPSVHLPTKPFDVVAMGEAMVEFNQTRPHEPHYLQGFGGDTSNAVIAASRAGATTAYLSRLGHDAFGDALMDLWRTERVDTGAIGRDIHAHTGVYFVTHTPQGHAFSYLRAGSAASRMDAQWLASPTVQSRIAQAKVLHVSGISLAISHGARDTVLAAMRSAKSHATQVSLDSNLRLKLWSVEDARSCLTEAMGLCDVFLPSLEDIQTLTGMQNPEAIVQWSHDLGARQVVLKLGADGALVSDGLHRVHVPGRRVAAVDATGAGDCFCGNLLARITQGDSLVDATRYANAAASLAVQGFGAVAPLPTPAQVSAVLQCQ; from the coding sequence ATGCCGTCTGTCCACCTGCCCACAAAACCCTTCGATGTGGTTGCCATGGGAGAAGCCATGGTCGAGTTCAACCAGACACGTCCCCACGAGCCGCACTACCTCCAAGGCTTTGGTGGCGACACCAGCAATGCGGTCATCGCAGCCTCGCGGGCGGGTGCGACTACCGCGTACCTGAGCCGCCTAGGCCACGATGCCTTTGGCGATGCACTGATGGACTTGTGGCGTACCGAGCGGGTAGACACGGGTGCGATAGGGCGCGACATCCATGCCCACACCGGGGTGTACTTCGTGACCCATACCCCCCAGGGGCATGCGTTCAGCTACTTGCGGGCGGGGTCTGCCGCCAGCCGCATGGACGCGCAGTGGTTGGCAAGCCCCACGGTGCAAAGCCGGATTGCGCAAGCCAAAGTGCTGCACGTCTCGGGTATTTCTTTGGCCATTTCTCACGGTGCGCGCGATACGGTTTTGGCAGCCATGCGCTCTGCCAAAAGCCATGCAACACAGGTCAGCCTAGACTCCAACCTGCGTCTGAAGCTGTGGAGTGTGGAAGACGCACGCTCCTGCCTGACAGAGGCGATGGGCTTGTGCGATGTGTTTTTGCCCAGTTTGGAAGACATCCAGACCCTGACGGGCATGCAAAATCCTGAGGCTATCGTGCAATGGAGCCACGATCTAGGAGCCCGGCAGGTGGTGCTCAAGCTGGGCGCTGATGGTGCTTTGGTCAGTGATGGCCTGCACCGAGTGCATGTACCAGGCAGGCGCGTGGCCGCGGTAGATGCCACGGGTGCGGGCGACTGTTTTTGCGGCAATTTGCTGGCCCGCATCACGCAAGGTGACAGCCTGGTGGACGCCACACGGTACGCCAACGCCGCCGCCTCGCTGGCCGTGCAGGGCTTTGGGGCTGTTGCGCCACTGCCCACACCGGCCCAGGTAAGTGCCGTGCTGCAGTGCCAGTGA
- a CDS encoding LysR substrate-binding domain-containing protein produces MQDLNDMLYFAEVVERGGFAAAGRALGVPKSKLSRRVAELEARLGLRLLQRTTRKLSLTQVGEVYHRHCVAMRDEAAAAEQAVAEAQTEPRGLLRIACPVTLAQSTLGVLLPAYMARYPLVKVDMRVSNRAVDLVEEGFDVALRVRPTLDDSGSLVIKSFGQSKTLLVCSPQQIERQGQPTDLASLQTLDTISMSASDGRMTWHLIGPGGATHEFVHYPRYIADDLHTLKLAVLQGLGMCFMPDYMCTQELAQGQLQEALPGWAPRPGLFHAVFPSRRGMVPTVRTFLDFLASHIAREGQPTPPNTGPDTVQPPYGGGV; encoded by the coding sequence ATGCAAGATTTGAACGACATGCTGTACTTTGCCGAAGTGGTCGAGCGGGGTGGCTTTGCCGCAGCGGGACGGGCTTTGGGCGTGCCAAAGTCCAAGCTATCGCGCCGGGTTGCTGAACTCGAGGCGCGCTTGGGGCTGCGCCTATTGCAACGCACCACCCGCAAACTGTCCTTGACCCAAGTCGGAGAGGTTTACCACCGGCACTGTGTGGCGATGCGCGATGAAGCCGCCGCCGCAGAGCAAGCGGTCGCCGAAGCACAAACCGAGCCCCGAGGCCTGCTGCGCATTGCTTGCCCGGTGACGCTGGCCCAATCCACACTGGGCGTGCTTTTGCCTGCCTACATGGCGCGCTATCCCTTGGTCAAAGTTGATATGCGGGTAAGCAACCGCGCGGTGGACCTTGTGGAAGAGGGCTTTGACGTGGCTTTGCGTGTGCGCCCCACCCTGGATGACAGCGGCAGCTTGGTCATCAAGAGTTTCGGACAGAGCAAAACGCTGCTGGTGTGCAGCCCCCAACAAATCGAGCGACAAGGGCAGCCGACAGACCTTGCCAGTTTGCAAACTCTGGACACCATCAGCATGTCCGCCTCGGACGGGCGCATGACGTGGCATCTGATCGGCCCGGGCGGTGCTACCCATGAGTTTGTGCACTACCCCCGCTACATTGCGGATGATCTGCACACGCTCAAGCTTGCGGTTTTGCAAGGCCTTGGCATGTGCTTTATGCCCGACTACATGTGCACCCAAGAGTTGGCGCAAGGCCAATTGCAAGAGGCACTGCCCGGTTGGGCTCCGCGCCCTGGGCTGTTCCATGCGGTCTTTCCGTCGCGCAGGGGGATGGTCCCCACCGTGCGCACATTTCTGGATTTCTTGGCCAGCCACATTGCCCGTGAGGGGCAGCCGACTCCCCCCAACACAGGGCCCGACACAGTACAACCGCCCTATGGCGGAGGGGTGTAA
- a CDS encoding disulfide bond formation protein B, whose product MLIPFLNSQLDFHPRRTLALVSALCVALLLFGLYLQHVVGLEPCPMCIVQRYALLSVAVLAGLTALTGSKGLRVGGSALTVLVALGGAFVAARQSWLQWYPPEIVSCGRDLYGMIENFPLQRIIPMVFKGSGDCSKVDWTFLGGTIANWSFVSFVCIAIGGVWFIARQLRLPR is encoded by the coding sequence ATGCTGATCCCTTTTCTGAACAGCCAACTTGACTTTCACCCACGCCGCACACTGGCGCTTGTGAGTGCCCTTTGCGTGGCGCTGCTGTTGTTTGGCTTGTATTTGCAACATGTGGTGGGCCTGGAGCCTTGCCCCATGTGCATCGTGCAGCGCTACGCGCTTCTTTCGGTCGCTGTACTCGCTGGATTGACAGCGCTTACCGGCTCAAAAGGCTTGCGGGTAGGCGGCAGCGCCCTGACCGTGTTGGTGGCCTTGGGTGGGGCGTTTGTAGCCGCCCGTCAAAGCTGGCTGCAGTGGTACCCGCCAGAGATTGTGTCCTGTGGGCGCGATCTGTACGGAATGATTGAAAACTTCCCGCTGCAACGCATCATCCCCATGGTGTTCAAGGGCAGCGGGGACTGCAGCAAGGTGGACTGGACCTTTCTTGGCGGGACCATTGCCAACTGGTCCTTTGTTAGCTTTGTGTGCATTGCCATCGGCGGTGTCTGGTTTATTGCACGGCAACTACGCCTACCGCGTTGA